Proteins found in one Abyssibius alkaniclasticus genomic segment:
- a CDS encoding ArsR/SmtB family transcription factor: MNIPLMRTKADDENLTEALNAQAKNATDFLKAIAHEGRLMILCHLVDGEKSVTSLETLLDLRQAAVSQQLSRLRLEGLVTSRREGKTIYYALADARVVGMISALHSMFCADNPA; the protein is encoded by the coding sequence ATGAACATACCATTGATGCGCACCAAGGCTGATGACGAAAACCTGACCGAGGCGCTGAACGCGCAGGCGAAAAATGCCACGGATTTTCTGAAAGCCATCGCCCATGAGGGGCGCTTGATGATCTTGTGCCACCTTGTCGATGGCGAGAAATCTGTCACCTCGCTGGAAACCCTGCTCGATTTGCGTCAGGCGGCGGTAAGCCAGCAGCTTTCGCGCTTGCGCCTTGAAGGGCTGGTGACCAGCCGTCGTGAGGGTAAAACCATCTATTATGCGCTGGCCGATGCGCGCGTGGTTGGCATGATCTCGGCGCTTCACAGCATGTTTTGCGCCGATAACCCGGCCTGA
- a CDS encoding thioredoxin family protein has translation MPKPIAGCAADHIRIFTFNMRRIRSQHENSKMGRILGLVFASLAGYLAPASAEMRPAMFEQPGCNYCERWTREIGDAYSLTEEGKIASLWRIDIQSDTPEMIVLRQKPVYTPRFVLIDENHHEVARFEGYPGEDFFWGLLQSMLLELPESGAESDEHTIDAHQG, from the coding sequence ATGCCAAAGCCAATTGCCGGTTGTGCTGCCGATCATATTCGCATATTTACATTCAATATGCGTAGAATTCGCAGTCAGCATGAAAACAGCAAGATGGGTAGAATACTCGGCCTCGTATTTGCAAGTCTGGCAGGCTATTTGGCCCCGGCCAGTGCCGAAATGCGGCCTGCCATGTTCGAGCAGCCCGGCTGTAACTATTGCGAAAGATGGACCCGCGAAATTGGCGATGCCTATTCTCTAACAGAAGAAGGCAAAATCGCTTCGCTTTGGCGAATAGATATACAGTCTGACACTCCTGAAATGATTGTTTTGCGCCAAAAACCGGTCTATACACCCAGATTTGTATTGATTGATGAAAATCACCACGAAGTCGCCCGGTTTGAAGGGTATCCTGGTGAAGACTTCTTTTGGGGATTGTTGCAATCCATGCTATTGGAATTGCCGGAATCCGGGGCAGAGAGCGATGAACATACCATTGATGCGCACCAAGGCTGA
- a CDS encoding type III PLP-dependent enzyme: MNAIVSAPARAETHIPRDAKLEAYARTTVFDRPTLIIDTDLVREQYRGLKAGLGDAMLHYAVKANPHPKVIETLVAEGCHFDAASRGEIELVLEQGAKPEAVSFGNTIKRGADIKWAFENGISLFAADSEEELHKLAANAPAAQVYIRLLVGSTEADWPLSRKFGCAPDYALPLMDLAVRLGLRPVGISFHVGSQTRHPEMWRGTLDSVAEVWHAARKAGFMLSLLNIGGGFPAFYGEDIPTPAAYAAGVLAEVAERFGDVPRIMAEPGRGLVAEAGMIAAEVLLVSRKSEADLVRWVYLDIGKFSGLAETMDEAIRYQFITERDDEEQGACILAGPSCDSADVLYEKRMVYLPMGLRAGDKFIIRATGAYTSTYSSVGFNGFPPLDVVAI, from the coding sequence ATGAACGCTATTGTAAGTGCGCCCGCGCGCGCCGAAACCCATATTCCCCGCGATGCGAAGCTCGAAGCCTATGCCCGCACAACCGTGTTTGATCGCCCGACACTGATCATCGACACCGATCTGGTGCGCGAACAATATCGCGGGCTGAAAGCCGGTTTGGGCGATGCCATGCTGCATTACGCGGTCAAGGCAAACCCGCATCCGAAGGTGATTGAAACGCTGGTGGCCGAAGGCTGCCATTTCGACGCGGCCTCGCGCGGCGAGATCGAATTGGTGCTGGAACAGGGCGCCAAGCCCGAGGCTGTTTCCTTTGGCAACACCATCAAACGCGGCGCCGATATCAAATGGGCGTTTGAAAACGGCATTTCGCTGTTTGCCGCCGATAGCGAAGAAGAGCTTCACAAGCTGGCTGCAAACGCCCCCGCGGCCCAGGTTTACATTCGCCTGCTGGTAGGCTCGACCGAGGCGGACTGGCCGCTGTCACGCAAGTTTGGCTGCGCGCCGGATTACGCCCTGCCGCTGATGGATCTGGCTGTGCGCCTTGGTCTGCGGCCCGTTGGCATTTCCTTCCATGTGGGCAGCCAAACGCGCCACCCGGAAATGTGGCGTGGCACGCTTGATTCCGTGGCCGAGGTCTGGCACGCGGCGCGCAAGGCCGGCTTTATGCTGAGCCTGCTGAATATCGGTGGCGGCTTTCCGGCCTTTTATGGCGAAGATATCCCCACCCCCGCCGCCTATGCCGCCGGTGTGCTGGCCGAAGTGGCCGAGCGTTTTGGCGATGTGCCGCGCATCATGGCCGAGCCGGGCCGTGGCCTTGTGGCCGAAGCCGGGATGATTGCCGCCGAAGTGCTGCTCGTGTCGCGCAAATCGGAAGCCGATCTTGTGCGCTGGGTCTATCTTGATATCGGCAAATTCAGCGGCCTGGCCGAAACGATGGACGAGGCGATTCGCTACCAGTTCATCACCGAGCGGGATGACGAGGAGCAGGGTGCCTGCATTCTGGCCGGCCCAAGCTGCGACAGCGCCGATGTGCTGTATGAAAAGCGCATGGTCTATCTGCCGATGGGGCTGAGGGCGGGCGATAAATTCATCATCCGCGCCACGGGCGCCTATACCAGCACCTATTCCAGCGTGGGCTTCAACGGCTTCCCGCCGCTGGATGTGGTTGCAATCTGA
- the hppD gene encoding 4-hydroxyphenylpyruvate dioxygenase, producing the protein MGPFPHQAPKAEISAENPAGTDGFEFVEFAHPQPEVLKDVFTKMGYVLVANHKTKAISLWRQGDITYVLNAEPGSFGQRFAAFHGPCAPSMAWRVVNARHAFDHAVEKGAVPYTGDDKVLDVPAVVGIGGSLIYFVDQYGAGANAYADEYVFDAGVDTSGVGFFYLDHLTHNVHKGNMDTWFDFYGNIFNFKQIRFFDISGKHSGLLSRALTSPCGRIRIPINEDRGETGQIVEYLKRYNGEGIQHIAVGSNDIYAGADAIAARGLKFMPKPPATYYALCHERVPGHEEPVDEMMKHGILIDGEGVVDGGETKILLQIFSKTMVGPIFFEFIQRKGDDGFGEGNFQALFESIEADQIARGVLKTDAA; encoded by the coding sequence ATGGGCCCTTTCCCGCACCAAGCCCCCAAGGCTGAAATTTCCGCAGAAAACCCCGCCGGCACCGACGGGTTCGAGTTTGTCGAATTCGCCCATCCGCAACCCGAGGTGCTGAAAGACGTGTTCACCAAAATGGGCTATGTGCTGGTTGCCAACCACAAGACCAAGGCCATCAGCCTGTGGCGGCAGGGCGATATAACCTATGTTCTGAATGCCGAGCCGGGCAGCTTTGGCCAGCGTTTCGCGGCGTTTCACGGCCCCTGCGCCCCGTCTATGGCCTGGCGGGTTGTAAATGCCCGGCACGCTTTTGACCATGCGGTTGAAAAGGGTGCCGTGCCCTATACGGGCGATGACAAGGTGCTGGATGTGCCCGCCGTGGTGGGTATTGGTGGCAGCCTGATCTATTTCGTCGACCAATACGGGGCGGGCGCGAATGCCTATGCCGATGAATATGTGTTTGATGCGGGTGTTGATACCAGCGGCGTTGGTTTCTTCTATCTCGACCACCTCACCCATAATGTTCACAAGGGCAATATGGATACTTGGTTCGATTTCTACGGCAATATCTTCAATTTCAAGCAGATCCGCTTTTTCGATATTTCCGGCAAGCATTCGGGCCTGCTGAGCCGCGCGCTCACCTCGCCCTGCGGGCGCATCCGCATTCCCATCAACGAGGACCGGGGCGAAACCGGGCAGATTGTTGAATATCTGAAACGCTATAACGGCGAAGGTATCCAGCATATCGCGGTGGGCAGCAATGACATTTACGCCGGAGCCGATGCGATTGCCGCGCGCGGGCTGAAATTCATGCCCAAACCCCCCGCCACCTATTACGCGCTATGCCATGAGCGCGTGCCCGGCCATGAAGAGCCGGTGGATGAGATGATGAAACACGGCATTCTGATTGACGGCGAAGGCGTGGTCGATGGCGGCGAGACCAAGATACTGTTGCAGATCTTCTCCAAAACGATGGTCGGTCCGATTTTCTTTGAATTCATCCAGCGCAAGGGGGATGACGGGTTCGGCGAGGGGAATTTCCAGGCGCTGTTTGAATCCATCGAGGCCGACCAGATTGCCCGCGGTGTGCTGAAAACCGACGCCGCCTGA
- a CDS encoding Lrp/AsnC family transcriptional regulator: protein MTELDSTDQRLLMFLQQNGAATAQELGAALHLSPSQAGRRRQRLQDEGLIAGYSARVDPARVGLGVEAFISVHMAGHAPQVGRAFVALTRRCPEIVAAWTMTGEADYMLHVFCADLGALNHLVHHVLLAEPGVARVHSQIAMDRVKANAPLPVGRQTG from the coding sequence ATGACAGAATTGGATAGCACCGACCAGCGCCTGCTGATGTTTTTGCAGCAAAACGGTGCGGCCACCGCGCAGGAGCTTGGCGCGGCGCTGCATCTTTCGCCCAGTCAGGCCGGGCGGCGCCGACAGCGTTTGCAGGATGAGGGGCTGATTGCCGGCTATAGCGCGCGGGTCGATCCGGCGCGCGTTGGCCTTGGGGTCGAGGCGTTCATCTCGGTGCATATGGCGGGCCATGCGCCGCAGGTTGGCCGCGCCTTTGTCGCGCTGACCCGCCGCTGCCCCGAGATTGTGGCCGCCTGGACGATGACCGGCGAGGCCGATTACATGCTGCATGTGTTTTGCGCCGATCTTGGCGCGCTCAACCATCTTGTGCATCATGTGCTGCTTGCCGAACCCGGCGTCGCCCGCGTGCATAGCCAGATTGCAATGGATCGTGTGAAGGCCAATGCGCCACTGCCCGTTGGCCGGCAGACAGGCTAG
- a CDS encoding ABC transporter ATP-binding protein — protein sequence MSTIVSIKNLSKTYGNGHTALDNVSLDIKKGEILALLGPNGAGKTTLISIICGLVKASQGTVEVGGYDTVRNFRKCREQIALVPQELTVESYEPVVTTMRFSRRLFGKPANPALLEDILKKLSLSDKRDARIMTLSGGMKRRVMIAKALSHEPTVLFLDEPTAGVDVELRKDMWNMVRELRDNGVTVILTTHYIEEAEEMADRIGVIDKGRLVLVEEKTELMKRLGKKELHVELAAPAPNPLPESLTEFALSLDESRQNLTYSYDTNARRTGIARLLSALSDCGMALRDVATRQSSLEEIFVALVKGEQA from the coding sequence ATGTCCACAATCGTTTCCATAAAAAATCTGTCCAAAACCTATGGCAACGGCCATACCGCGCTCGACAATGTCTCGCTTGACATCAAAAAGGGCGAGATTCTGGCGCTGCTCGGGCCAAATGGCGCGGGCAAGACCACGCTCATTTCCATCATCTGCGGGCTGGTCAAGGCCAGCCAGGGCACGGTTGAAGTGGGCGGCTATGACACCGTGCGCAACTTTCGCAAATGCCGCGAGCAAATCGCGCTGGTGCCCCAGGAATTGACGGTTGAATCCTACGAGCCGGTTGTGACGACCATGCGCTTTTCGCGCCGCCTGTTCGGCAAACCCGCCAACCCCGCCTTGCTAGAAGACATCCTGAAAAAGCTGAGCCTGAGCGACAAGCGCGATGCCCGTATCATGACGCTGTCAGGCGGCATGAAGCGCCGCGTGATGATCGCCAAGGCCCTGAGCCACGAGCCGACCGTGCTGTTTCTGGACGAGCCGACCGCCGGGGTTGATGTCGAACTGCGCAAGGATATGTGGAACATGGTGCGCGAATTGCGCGACAATGGCGTCACCGTCATCCTGACCACGCATTACATTGAAGAGGCCGAGGAAATGGCCGACCGGATTGGCGTGATCGACAAGGGCAGGCTGGTGCTTGTAGAGGAAAAAACCGAGCTGATGAAGCGGCTGGGCAAGAAAGAGCTGCATGTGGAACTGGCCGCCCCCGCGCCCAACCCGCTGCCCGAAAGCCTGACGGAATTTGCGCTGAGCCTGGATGAAAGCCGCCAGAACCTGACCTACAGCTATGATACGAATGCGCGGCGCACCGGCATTGCCCGCCTGCTGAGCGCGCTATCAGATTGCGGCATGGCGCTGCGCGACGTGGCCACGCGCCAAAGCAGCCTGGAAGAAATTTTCGTGGCTCTGGTCAAGGGAGAGCAGGCATGA
- a CDS encoding ABC transporter permease, translating into MNYRAIWAIYHFEMSRTFRTMWQSIVSPVVSTSLYFVVFGAAIGSRIQSVEGVSYGAFIVPGLIMLTVLQQSVSNAAFGIYFPKFTGTIYEILSAPASFVEVLIGYVGAAATKALLIGMIILATANLFVDFSIAHPFWMLGFLALTCISFALLGFIIGIWAGNFEQLQLVPLLVITPLVFLGGSFYSVSMLPEAWQDVALLNPVLYLVSGFRWAFFEVSDINPMISFGMVALFMAACLGVIAWIFKSGYKLKS; encoded by the coding sequence ATGAACTATCGCGCGATCTGGGCCATTTACCATTTTGAAATGTCCCGCACCTTCCGCACGATGTGGCAAAGCATCGTCTCGCCCGTCGTTTCTACCTCGCTCTATTTCGTGGTGTTCGGCGCGGCGATCGGCAGCCGCATCCAGTCGGTTGAAGGGGTCAGCTACGGGGCGTTCATCGTGCCCGGGCTGATCATGCTGACCGTGCTGCAGCAAAGCGTGTCCAACGCGGCGTTCGGCATCTATTTCCCGAAATTCACCGGCACGATCTACGAGATTCTATCCGCCCCCGCCTCGTTTGTGGAAGTGCTGATCGGCTATGTCGGCGCGGCGGCGACCAAGGCGCTGCTGATCGGCATGATCATTCTGGCCACCGCCAATCTGTTCGTCGATTTCAGCATCGCGCATCCGTTCTGGATGCTGGGTTTTCTGGCGCTCACCTGCATATCCTTCGCGCTTCTTGGCTTTATCATCGGTATCTGGGCGGGGAATTTCGAGCAGCTCCAGCTTGTGCCGCTGCTGGTCATCACGCCCCTGGTGTTTCTGGGCGGGTCGTTCTACTCGGTCTCGATGCTGCCGGAAGCCTGGCAGGATGTCGCCCTGCTCAACCCGGTGCTGTATCTGGTCAGCGGCTTTCGCTGGGCGTTCTTTGAAGTGTCCGACATCAACCCGATGATCAGCTTTGGCATGGTCGCGTTGTTCATGGCCGCCTGCCTGGGCGTGATCGCCTGGATCTTCAAATCGGGTTACAAGCTCAAATCCTAG
- a CDS encoding hydantoinase/oxoprolinase family protein, which translates to MSIFLGIDTGGTYTDAVLIKDEREILASAKSLTTKDDLSRGIGGAVAAVLAQSGIAAADIALVSMSTTLATNALVEGQGGRVALVAIGFSPADMNRAGLDQVIGDDPVLFVPGGHDHAGGAAAPLDENALRAAVQRIDSHVGAFAVAAQFATRNPMHELAARQIIRELTGKPVTCSHELSARLNGPKRALTAMLNARLVSMIEHLIAATEGLMAQHGIDAPCMVVRGDGALIAADVARARPIETILSGPAASIVGARWLTQAENAIVSDIGGTTTDIAILRDGQPLIDPDGALVGGHRTMVEAVAMRTSGLGGDSAVQLVHEGLASVLRLGPRRVLPVSLLAHEYPDIVHGALNEAVARERLSEFDGQFVRAVNRIGRNESGLSAREADLLARLGTGLHTLASMVKTRTDMPAMHKLIARGLAQRGALTPSDASHVLGLQSGWDAGAAQKAATLFARQKTNAGLVFAPDGESVARAVIDQLHRQTAECLMAAALAEDGFANADDLARHSLVLAGQPGHVGAARISVGLGLPLVGLGASAATYYPAVGALLGCDCVLPEHGGVANAIGAVVGQVTMRASLTVTSPADGVYRLHLPEGPLDMGREADAAAHARAFVAADAASRAEAAGAEGIHISPSEEITRSQVEGRSVFVEALFSAAASGRPRTAQSH; encoded by the coding sequence ATGAGCATTTTTTTGGGCATCGACACTGGCGGCACCTATACCGATGCCGTGCTGATCAAGGATGAGCGCGAGATTCTGGCCAGCGCAAAATCGCTGACCACCAAGGACGATCTTTCGCGCGGGATTGGCGGGGCGGTAGCCGCAGTGCTGGCGCAATCGGGCATTGCGGCGGCTGATATTGCGCTAGTGTCGATGTCGACCACGCTGGCCACCAATGCGCTGGTAGAAGGGCAGGGCGGGCGCGTGGCGCTGGTCGCCATCGGGTTTTCGCCGGCCGATATGAACCGCGCGGGGCTTGATCAGGTGATTGGCGATGACCCTGTGCTGTTTGTGCCCGGCGGCCATGACCATGCCGGCGGCGCCGCGGCCCCGCTGGATGAAAACGCGCTGCGCGCCGCTGTGCAACGCATTGACAGCCATGTTGGCGCTTTTGCCGTGGCCGCGCAATTCGCCACCCGCAACCCCATGCACGAGCTGGCCGCGCGGCAGATCATCCGCGAGCTGACCGGCAAGCCTGTCACCTGCAGCCACGAGCTTTCGGCCCGGCTGAACGGCCCCAAACGCGCGCTGACCGCCATGCTGAATGCGCGGCTTGTATCGATGATCGAACACCTGATTGCCGCCACCGAAGGGCTGATGGCGCAGCATGGCATTGACGCGCCCTGCATGGTGGTGCGTGGCGATGGCGCGCTGATTGCCGCCGATGTGGCCCGCGCCCGCCCGATTGAAACCATTCTTTCCGGCCCGGCCGCCAGCATTGTCGGCGCGCGCTGGCTGACCCAGGCTGAAAACGCCATCGTTTCCGATATTGGCGGCACGACCACCGATATTGCCATTTTGCGCGACGGCCAGCCGCTGATCGACCCGGATGGCGCGCTGGTGGGCGGGCATCGCACAATGGTCGAGGCGGTGGCCATGCGCACCAGCGGGCTGGGGGGCGATAGCGCCGTGCAGCTTGTGCATGAGGGGCTGGCTTCGGTGCTGCGGCTGGGCCCGCGGCGCGTGCTGCCGGTCAGCCTTTTGGCGCATGAATACCCGGACATCGTGCATGGCGCGCTAAATGAGGCTGTGGCGCGCGAGCGGCTTTCGGAATTTGACGGGCAGTTCGTGCGCGCTGTCAACCGCATCGGGCGCAATGAATCCGGGCTGAGCGCGCGCGAGGCGGACCTGCTGGCGCGGCTGGGCACGGGGCTGCATACGCTGGCCAGCATGGTGAAAACCCGCACCGATATGCCCGCCATGCACAAGCTGATCGCGCGCGGTCTGGCGCAGCGCGGCGCGCTGACCCCAAGCGATGCCAGCCATGTGCTGGGCCTGCAATCGGGCTGGGATGCGGGGGCGGCGCAAAAGGCCGCCACGCTGTTTGCCCGCCAGAAAACCAATGCCGGCCTGGTCTTCGCACCCGATGGTGAAAGCGTGGCGCGCGCGGTGATTGACCAGCTTCACCGCCAGACCGCCGAATGCCTGATGGCCGCGGCTTTGGCCGAGGACGGCTTTGCCAATGCCGATGATCTGGCGCGCCACAGCCTGGTGCTGGCCGGCCAGCCCGGCCATGTCGGGGCGGCGCGCATATCGGTCGGGCTTGGCCTGCCGCTTGTCGGGCTTGGCGCTTCTGCGGCAACCTATTATCCGGCGGTGGGCGCATTGCTGGGCTGCGATTGCGTTCTGCCCGAACATGGCGGCGTGGCCAATGCGATTGGCGCGGTCGTGGGGCAGGTGACAATGCGCGCCAGCCTGACGGTGACCAGCCCGGCCGATGGTGTATATCGGCTGCATCTTCCCGAAGGCCCGCTTGATATGGGCCGCGAGGCGGATGCCGCCGCCCATGCGCGCGCGTTTGTGGCCGCCGATGCGGCTTCGCGGGCCGAGGCGGCGGGGGCCGAGGGCATCCATATTTCACCAAGTGAGGAGATTACCCGCTCGCAGGTTGAAGGGCGTTCGGTATTTGTCGAGGCGCTGTTCAGCGCCGCGGCATCGGGCCGCCCGCGCACGGCCCAAAGCCACTAG
- a CDS encoding SDR family NAD(P)-dependent oxidoreductase, which yields MNKLALITGASSGIGAELARAHAAQGGGLIMTARRSSALEALRDELVAAHDIPVHVIAQDLGAAGGADALYDAVAKLGLKPDYLINNAGFGGHGAHIARDLATEQAMIDLNVKALVTLCHRFGADMAARGAGKILNVGSTAGYMPGPTQAVYFATKAFVNSFSQALDFELRPKGVTVSLLAPGAVKTEFMDVAGMADSRMAKGGKSAKSVAEFGYRLMQKGKPVGVNEPGLSFLLNWVMPLMPRRMAMRMVQKMMA from the coding sequence ATGAATAAACTGGCTTTGATCACCGGCGCGTCTTCGGGCATCGGTGCCGAACTCGCCCGCGCCCATGCCGCACAGGGCGGTGGTCTCATCATGACCGCGCGCCGCAGCAGCGCGCTCGAGGCGTTGCGCGACGAGCTTGTGGCCGCGCATGACATTCCCGTGCATGTCATCGCCCAGGATCTTGGCGCCGCCGGTGGTGCGGATGCGCTTTATGATGCCGTGGCCAAGCTGGGGTTGAAACCCGATTATCTGATCAACAATGCAGGCTTTGGCGGGCATGGCGCGCATATCGCGCGCGATCTGGCCACCGAACAGGCAATGATCGATCTGAATGTGAAGGCGCTGGTCACACTCTGCCACCGTTTCGGGGCCGATATGGCGGCGCGCGGCGCGGGCAAAATTCTGAATGTCGGCTCGACCGCCGGCTATATGCCGGGGCCAACGCAGGCGGTGTATTTCGCCACCAAGGCCTTTGTGAACAGCTTTTCACAGGCGCTGGATTTCGAGCTGCGCCCCAAAGGCGTGACCGTATCGCTGCTGGCGCCCGGCGCGGTAAAGACCGAGTTCATGGATGTGGCGGGCATGGCGGATTCGCGTATGGCCAAGGGTGGCAAATCTGCCAAAAGCGTGGCGGAATTTGGCTATCGGCTCATGCAAAAGGGCAAGCCAGTGGGTGTGAATGAGCCGGGCCTGTCCTTTCTGCTCAACTGGGTCATGCCGCTGATGCCACGCCGCATGGCGATGCGCATGGTGCAAAAGATGATGGCCTGA
- the rimO gene encoding 30S ribosomal protein S12 methylthiotransferase RimO, which translates to MSQNPPSLRPDLAPRARVVEAARPHQPRPNQPRIGMVSLGCPKALVDSERILTRLRAEGYAISPDYAGAEAVIVNTCGFLDSAKAESLETIGEALAANGRVIVTGCLGAEPDYITGAHPSVLAVTGPHQYEQVLDAVHAAVPPSPDPFIDLLPGQSVHLTPRHFSYLKISEGCNHKCKFCIIPDMRGKLASRPAHAILREAEKLVDNGVKELLVISQDTSAYGVDIKHAEDRGHRAHITDLARDLGSLGAWVRLHYVYPYPHVRNLIPLMAEGLVLPYLDIPFQHAHPEVLRRMARPAAAAKTLDEIALWRADCPDIALRSTFIVGYPGETEDEFQTLLDWLDEAQLERVGCFQYENVAGARSNALPGHVADEVKQERWNRFMEKSQEISAARLARKLGQVLDVIVDEVDSEGATCRTKADAPEIDGNLFIDDGFEGLAPGDIVQVMVDEAGDYDLWGSLPR; encoded by the coding sequence ATGAGCCAGAATCCTCCCAGCCTTCGCCCCGATCTTGCCCCGCGCGCCCGCGTGGTTGAAGCCGCGCGCCCGCACCAGCCCCGCCCGAACCAACCCCGTATCGGCATGGTCAGCCTTGGCTGCCCGAAAGCCCTGGTGGATAGCGAGCGGATTCTGACGCGGCTGCGCGCCGAGGGCTATGCCATCTCGCCCGATTATGCCGGGGCCGAGGCGGTGATTGTGAACACTTGCGGCTTTCTCGACTCTGCAAAAGCCGAAAGCCTTGAAACGATTGGCGAGGCACTGGCCGCCAATGGCCGGGTCATCGTCACCGGCTGTCTGGGCGCCGAGCCTGACTATATTACCGGCGCGCACCCGTCGGTTCTGGCCGTCACCGGCCCGCACCAGTATGAGCAGGTGCTGGATGCGGTTCATGCCGCCGTGCCCCCCAGCCCCGACCCGTTTATCGACCTTCTGCCGGGCCAATCGGTGCATTTGACGCCGCGCCATTTCAGCTATCTGAAAATTTCCGAAGGCTGCAACCACAAGTGCAAATTCTGCATCATCCCCGATATGCGCGGCAAACTGGCCAGCCGCCCGGCCCATGCGATTTTGCGCGAGGCGGAAAAGCTGGTTGATAATGGCGTGAAGGAACTGCTGGTCATCAGCCAGGATACCAGCGCCTATGGCGTGGACATCAAACACGCCGAAGACCGTGGCCACCGTGCGCATATTACCGACCTTGCGCGCGATCTGGGCAGCCTTGGCGCCTGGGTGCGGCTGCATTATGTCTATCCATATCCGCATGTGCGCAACCTTATCCCGCTGATGGCCGAAGGGCTGGTGCTGCCCTATCTCGACATTCCGTTCCAGCACGCCCACCCAGAGGTTTTGCGCCGCATGGCGCGGCCCGCCGCGGCCGCCAAAACGCTGGATGAAATTGCCCTTTGGCGCGCCGATTGCCCCGATATTGCCCTGCGCAGCACGTTTATCGTTGGCTATCCGGGTGAGACCGAGGACGAGTTCCAGACATTGCTCGACTGGCTTGATGAGGCGCAGCTCGAACGGGTTGGCTGTTTTCAGTATGAAAACGTGGCCGGTGCGCGCTCAAACGCCCTGCCCGGCCATGTCGCGGACGAGGTGAAGCAGGAGCGCTGGAACCGCTTCATGGAAAAATCGCAAGAAATTTCCGCTGCCAGGCTGGCGCGCAAACTTGGCCAGGTGCTGGATGTGATCGTGGATGAAGTGGATAGTGAAGGTGCCACATGCCGCACCAAGGCCGATGCGCCGGAAATTGACGGCAACCTGTTCATTGATGACGGGTTTGAGGGGCTTGCCCCCGGCGACATCGTTCAGGTTATGGTGGATGAGGCCGGGGACTATGATTTATGGGGCAGCCTGCCCCGGTGA
- a CDS encoding YbjN domain-containing protein — protein sequence MRKIPHFAAAFTLLATSVFAENVTAADPQGMVAALQELGYRATLDRSSNGRPFIESSANGVGYRMWFYSCDDAFNNCRAINLSVGFNLIDGTTPGVVNEWNMTKLVGRAYLDEDFDPWLDFYFVANAPIQMDTFELIIAQWGRSMGQFKEHIDF from the coding sequence ATGAGAAAGATCCCCCATTTTGCCGCGGCATTCACGCTGCTGGCCACATCGGTTTTTGCAGAAAACGTGACTGCGGCCGACCCGCAAGGCATGGTTGCCGCCTTGCAGGAACTTGGTTATCGCGCGACGCTGGATCGCTCGTCCAACGGCCGCCCCTTCATTGAAAGCAGCGCAAATGGCGTGGGCTACCGGATGTGGTTTTATAGCTGCGACGATGCGTTCAACAATTGCCGCGCCATCAATCTCAGCGTGGGGTTCAACCTGATCGACGGCACAACGCCCGGCGTGGTGAATGAATGGAACATGACCAAGCTGGTTGGGCGCGCCTATCTGGATGAGGATTTCGACCCCTGGCTCGACTTCTACTTTGTCGCCAATGCGCCCATCCAGATGGATACGTTCGAGTTGATCATCGCGCAATGGGGCCGCTCTATGGGGCAGTTCAAGGAACATATCGACTTTTAG
- a CDS encoding YbjN domain-containing protein, translating to MRLLALSCAALLGLAAPVLAQNISSTNPEGMVEALANLGQNPELGTDQVGDPLISAEGESGPYTIWFYGCSGGSGCIATIFSAGFDLPDGADIALVNAWNAGKLMGRAYLDDESDPFLDQYLVSGGGMTLLTFAQFVNEWDRALGEFRAELDQ from the coding sequence ATGCGACTACTAGCCCTTTCCTGTGCCGCCCTCCTGGGGTTGGCCGCGCCTGTTCTTGCGCAGAATATCAGCTCGACCAATCCCGAAGGCATGGTCGAAGCCCTGGCAAATCTTGGCCAGAATCCCGAGCTTGGCACCGATCAGGTAGGCGATCCGCTCATCTCAGCCGAGGGTGAAAGCGGGCCCTATACCATCTGGTTTTATGGCTGTTCCGGGGGCAGTGGCTGTATCGCAACCATTTTCAGCGCCGGGTTTGACCTGCCGGACGGTGCCGACATCGCGCTCGTCAATGCCTGGAATGCAGGCAAGCTGATGGGCCGCGCCTATCTTGATGATGAAAGCGACCCGTTTCTTGACCAGTATCTGGTTTCGGGCGGCGGCATGACCCTGCTGACCTTCGCGCAATTCGTCAATGAATGGGACCGCGCCCTGGGCGAGTTCCGCGCAGAACTCGACCAGTAA